The Feifania hominis DNA window GAATCGTCTTGAAGACAGTAGTGGTCGCCTGCGGGGTCGGCTTTGCCTCCTCCACCATCATGGGCGAGCGGCTTAAAGGTCTCTTCGAGCAGGAGGGCATGGAGGATGAGATCCGTCTGATCCAGTGTACGCTCAACGAGGTGCCGGGGTATCTCGACAGTGCGGATGTGATTCTCACCTCGTCTCCGATGGAGGGCGACTTCCCGATTCCGGTGCTCAGCGGCGTGCCGTTCATCTCCGGCATCGGGATGGAGGAGCTCAAGGAGCAGGTGCTCGACATTCTCAGGCAGTAGGCAGTCACGGAATCCGGCCGCGGCGGCGGGCGGCCGGAGGCGGGAAGTCCGCCGCAAGGGGAAAGGAGTGACCATGCAGTATATTGTTAACTTCTTTGAGATGATCAAGGGCCTCGGCTCCAACGTCATGGTGCCGCTGACCATCATGATCATTGCGCTCATCTTCCGGCTCAACTGGGTCAAGGCCATCAAAGCGGGCCTGACCGTCGGCGTCGGCTTCATCGGCATGAACCTGATTCTCAACATCCTGTGGGATTTCATGATTCCGGTCTCAGACATTCTGCTTGAGAGATTCGGACTCAACCGCCCCTATGTGGACGCGGGCGGCGGCGCGGCGGGCGTCATCGCATTCGGCACGACCGTCGGCACCATCATCATCCCGTTTATTCTGGTGATCAACATCCTCATGCTCG harbors:
- a CDS encoding PTS sugar transporter subunit IIB, with translation MKTVVVACGVGFASSTIMGERLKGLFEQEGMEDEIRLIQCTLNEVPGYLDSADVILTSSPMEGDFPIPVLSGVPFISGIGMEELKEQVLDILRQ